Proteins found in one Plectropomus leopardus isolate mb chromosome 9, YSFRI_Pleo_2.0, whole genome shotgun sequence genomic segment:
- the bicc2 gene encoding bicaudal C homolog 2, with product MATTTTEESSPVTATTALQQPDLETSIEPGSAVKPESSKAQVEEKEDEEEEEGGGSSMQGQEKARGQSLDPEWVEERFRIDRKKLENMLYAPKQRDGETGEEFFERVMRETDTQVKWPSKLKIGAKSKKDPHVKVEGKRANVLEAKKKILEVLETRVNKVTLKMDVAYTEHSHVIGKGGGNIKKVMEVTSCHIHFPDSNRHIGTGEKSNQVSIAGPIEGVEEARRRIRDLQPLSLTFDLPVSLVPQALPDAGSPLIQQVVQTLGVSVSFRAMPPHPQAQPNFYESCCTVWGLQGNAAAVKKATCILMDLLLGSEVTGGIVSSQMDVTSQQHLFLLGQNGAHFLSVMHQTQTQIILPDLSAPQSPSSLLIQGSPDGVCLARQQLMDCLPVCLMFDMREDGEADPCKLAQMMQNLGVFISVKPKVKQTSKSVVVKGLERNISCLYEARRLLLGLDSCETAKVTGMTPDPVLGSSGLTHYWLNMLLQQLRLSEQGSLAAPSPEVVTKLRPSPPPGLTPHADEGRTGLKGADSRPLEKILENEDQSGQSEDESSKVTEVTSSEACDAVSSVSRVASMGRRGSLQGPEITKVFVQGRRHSTGQALTYRLLNAETEGSRSERRNSLRRDVALAQDVGADSSKAEDYDYERKKLLATRAMQRKPVVTEVQTPTDTWSGLGFSKSMPAEAVKELRNISRRSYKPYLSISNNQQQSWATQMGKVCNGSDCENWRDRRGSTTSSLPGSSSSSSSSSSSSPSSPPSSFSSSTSSFPAFASSGNKSRNDKHSESFPSSSSYFESVCSSRRASTCSQRSPSPQTIDDLPELLSQLGLIKYIDVFEQQEIDYQTFLTLSDEDLKEVGISTFGARRKMLLAISDLNKSKRRLSDTPAVKPGYLEGGASGRLPRIMDLDVAAQSNRW from the exons AtggccaccaccaccaccgagGAGAGCTCTCCGGTCACGGCCACTACAGCACTACAGCAGCCTGACTTGGAAACTAGCATAGAACCCGGCTCAGCAGTAAAGCCTGAGTCCAGCAAGGCCCAAGTTGAGGAAaaggaggatgaggaagaggaggaaggaggtgGAAGCTCTATGCAGGGGCAGGAAAAAGCAAGAGGGCAAAGTTTGGACCCAGAGTGGGTGGAAGAGAGGTTCAGGATTGACAGGAAGAAGCTGGAGAACATGTTGTATG CTCCAaagcagagagatggagagacaggaGAAGAATTTTTTGAGAGA GTGATGAGAGAAACTGACACTCAGGTGAAATGGCCATCCAAGCTGAAGATTGGAGCCAAGTCAAAGAAAG ATCCACATGTGAAGGTGGAGGGGAAGAGAGCCAATGTTTTGGAAGCCAAAAAGAAGATACTAGAAGTCTTAGAAACCAGG GTAAACAAGGTGACTCTAAAGATGGACGTGGCCTACACAGAGCACTCCCACGTTATTGGGAAAGGCGGTGGAAACATCAAAAAGGTGATGGAGGTTACATCTTGTCATATCCATTTCCCCGACTCCAACAGACACATCGGTACAGGAGAAAAAAGCAACCAG GTCTCCATCGCTGGGCCCATAGAGGGAGTGGAGGAAGCAAGGAGGAGGATAAGA GACCTGCAGCCACtgtccttgacctttgacctcccaGTCAGCCTGGTGCCCCAGGCTCTGCCAGATGCAGGCTCCCCTCTCATCCAGCAGGTAGTGCAGACTCTGGGGGTCAGTGTGAGCTTCAGGGCTATGCCACCACATCCTCAGGCACAACCCAACTTCTACGAAAGCTGCTGCACCGTCTGGGGCCTACAGGGCAACGCAGCTGCTGTCAAA AAGGCAACTTGCATCCTAATGGATCTACTgctggggtcagaggtcacaggcgGTATAGTGAGTAGCCAGATGGATGTCACCTCCCAGCAGCATCTCTTCCTGTTGGGGCAGAATGGAGCCCACTTCCTGAGCGTCATGCACCAGACCCAGACCCAGATCATCCTACCAGACCTCAGCGCTCCTCAGAGCCCTTCCTCACTGCTCATCCAGGGAAGCCCTGACGGAGTGTGTCTGGCTCGGCAGCAGCTCATG GactgtctgcctgtgtgtttgatgtttgacATGCGTGAAGATGGGGAGGCAGATCCTTGTAAGCTGGCTCAGATGATGCAAAACCTGGGAGTCTTCATTAGTGTCAAGCCCAAAGTAAAGCAGACCAGCAAG TCAGTGGTCGTGAAAGGTCTGGAAAGAAACATCTCCTGTCTTTATGAGGCCCGCCGTCTGCTCCTTGGGTTGGATTCCTGTGAGACTGCCAAGGTAACTGGAATGACCCCTGACCCTGTGCTAGGCAGCAGTGGACTGACCCACTATTGGCTCAACATGTTGTTGCAGCAGCTTCGTCTCTCTGAGCAGG GCTCTTTGGCAGCTCCATCTCCAGAGGTGGTGACTAAGCTTCGCCCCTCACCCCCACCAGGTCTCACCCCTCACGCTGATGAGGGAAGGACAGGACTGAAGGGAGCAGACAGCCGGCCACTAGAGAAG ATCTTAGAAAATGAGGACCAGTCTGGCCAATCAGAGGATGAGAGCTCTAAGGTCACGGAGGTGACATCATCTGAGGCATGTGATGCAGTGAGCAGCGTCAGCAGGGTGGCGTCAATGGGACGGAGGGGGAGTCTCCAGGGTCCTGAAATTACCAAGGTTTTCGTCCAGGGCAGACGCCATTCAACAGGGCAGGCACTGACATACAG ATTGTTGAacgcagagacagagggaagcAGGAGTGAACGGAGGAACAGCCTGAGGAGAGATGTGGCATTGGCTCAGGATGTTGGCGCTGACTCATCCAAGGCTGAG GATTATGACTATGAGAGGAAGAAACTGCTGGCAACCAGAG CTATGCAGAGGAAGCCTGTGGTCACAGAGGTCCAGACACCCACAGACACCTGGAGTGGCCTTGGCTTCTCCAAGTCCATGCCAGCTGAGGCCGTCAAGGAGCTACGCAACATCAGCCGACGCAGCTACAAACCCTACCTGAGCATCAGCAATAACCAACAACAG TCATGGGCAACTCAAATGGGAAAAGTGTGTAATGGGAGCGACTGTGAGAACTGGAGGGACAGACGTGGATCTACAACTTCATCCCTGCCTggctcttcttcttcctcctcctcctcttcttcctcctccccctcttccccCCCATCTTCTTTCTCCTCATCCACCAGCTCCTTCCCTGCATTTGCATCCTCAGggaataaaagcagaaatgacaAACACT CGGAGAGCTTcccgagcagcagcagctacttTGAAAGTGTGTGCTCATCAAGGAGGGCATCAACCTGTAGTCAGCGGAGCCCCTCCCCCCAAACAATAGATGACCTGCCCGAGCTGCTCAGCCAACTTGGCTTAATCAAATACATTGATGTGTTTGAACAACAAGAG ATTGACTACCAGACATTCCTCACGCTGTCTGATGAAGACCTGAAGGAAGTGGGCATCTCCACCTTTGGAGCCAGACGCAAGATGTTATTGGCAATCTCAG ACCTGAACAAGAGCAAGAGGAGGCTCTCAGATACACCTGCAGTGAAGCCTGGCTACCTGGAGGGTGGTGCTAGTGGGCGACTACCACGAATCATGGATCTAGATGTTGCTGCTCAGAGTAATCGCTGGTAA